One stretch of Lysobacter sp. TY2-98 DNA includes these proteins:
- a CDS encoding cation diffusion facilitator family transporter, with protein sequence MGVAHAHHGHSRSHGHSRDHVHAHATRAFAIATLLNLAYTAIEAWYGFSTNSLALLSDALHNLGDVAGLALAWGAAALARRAPTSRHTYGWRRATLLSPLANALLLVGFAGALIGESIQRFSAPPQIPALPVMVVAAIGIAVNLGAAMLMHRGQEHDLNRRAAFLHLMADAAVSVAAVLAGLGMATLGWEWLDPATAVLVSLVVGVSAFGLLRESFNAAMDAVPRGIDHSEVETYLVGLEGVAAVHHVHIWSLGAGEIAMTAHLVRPLLDDHDAFLDRVTHDLDHRFGINHPTLQVEHGPGCEHDLHDRAPHH encoded by the coding sequence ATGGGCGTTGCGCACGCCCATCACGGGCATAGCCGTTCGCATGGGCATTCGCGCGACCACGTGCATGCCCACGCCACCCGCGCGTTCGCGATCGCGACGCTGCTCAATCTCGCCTACACCGCCATCGAAGCCTGGTACGGCTTTTCGACGAACTCGCTGGCGCTGCTGTCGGACGCCCTGCACAACCTCGGCGACGTCGCCGGCCTTGCGCTCGCCTGGGGTGCGGCCGCGCTGGCGCGGCGGGCGCCGACGTCCCGCCATACCTATGGTTGGCGCCGCGCGACGCTGCTTTCGCCGCTCGCGAACGCCCTGCTGCTGGTCGGTTTCGCCGGTGCGCTGATCGGGGAATCGATCCAGCGCTTCAGCGCGCCGCCGCAGATCCCGGCCTTGCCGGTCATGGTTGTCGCCGCCATCGGTATCGCCGTGAACCTCGGCGCCGCCATGCTCATGCATCGCGGCCAGGAACACGACCTCAACCGTCGTGCCGCCTTCCTGCATCTCATGGCCGATGCCGCAGTCTCCGTCGCTGCCGTACTCGCCGGCCTGGGCATGGCGACACTGGGCTGGGAATGGCTGGACCCGGCGACGGCTGTCCTCGTCAGCCTTGTCGTCGGCGTCAGTGCCTTCGGGCTACTGCGTGAGAGCTTCAACGCCGCGATGGATGCGGTGCCACGCGGCATCGACCATTCCGAGGTGGAGACCTACCTGGTCGGTCTCGAAGGGGTGGCAGCCGTGCATCACGTGCACATCTGGTCGCTGGGCGCAGGCGAAATCGCGATGACGGCGCACCTTGTGCGGCCGCTGTTGGACGACCACGACGCCTTCCTGGACCGGGTAACGCACGACCTCGACCACCGCTTCGGCATCAACCATCCGACGCTGCAGGTCGAGCACGGCCCGGGCTGCGAGCACGATCTGCATGATCGTGCACCGCACCACTGA
- the pyrH gene encoding UMP kinase, translated as MTDLAYRRVLLKLSGEALMGSEDYGIDPKVITRLAHEVIEAQQAGAEVALVIGGGNIFRGAGLAASGMDRVTGDHMGMLATIINALAMQDALEKLGARCRVMSALKINQVCEDYIRRRAVRHLEKGRLVICAAGTGNPFFTTDSGAALRAIEIGADLLLKATKVDGIYDRDPKKHPDATRFDTLTYDDVLARDIQVMDTAAFALCRDASLPIRVFDMEQPGQLLRILRGESIGTLVRAA; from the coding sequence ATGACCGATCTCGCCTACCGCCGCGTCCTCCTGAAACTTTCCGGCGAGGCGCTGATGGGCAGCGAGGATTACGGCATCGATCCCAAGGTCATCACCCGCCTGGCCCATGAGGTCATCGAGGCGCAGCAGGCGGGGGCAGAGGTCGCGCTGGTCATCGGCGGCGGGAACATCTTCCGCGGCGCCGGCCTGGCGGCTTCGGGCATGGACCGGGTGACCGGCGACCACATGGGCATGCTGGCCACGATCATCAACGCGCTGGCGATGCAGGACGCGCTCGAGAAGCTCGGTGCGCGCTGCCGGGTCATGAGCGCGCTCAAGATCAACCAGGTCTGCGAGGACTACATCCGCCGCCGCGCGGTCCGTCACCTGGAAAAGGGCCGTCTAGTGATCTGCGCCGCCGGCACCGGCAATCCCTTCTTCACCACCGATTCGGGCGCTGCCCTGCGCGCGATCGAGATCGGTGCGGATCTACTGCTCAAGGCGACCAAGGTCGACGGCATCTACGACCGCGACCCCAAGAAGCATCCCGACGCCACGCGTTTCGACACGCTGACCTACGACGACGTGCTCGCCCGCGATATCCAGGTGATGGACACCGCCGCGTTCGCGCTCTGCCGCGATGCTTCGTTGCCGATCCGCGTCTTCGACATGGAGCAACCGGGCCAGCTGCTGCGCATCCTCCGGGGCGAGTCCATCGGCACCCTGGTTCGCGCGGCCTGA
- a CDS encoding TonB-dependent receptor, whose translation MQRSRFGLRRSVLCVALGVGMVSGSAFAQSSVGSLFGKTSAGTHVVIENKDTGTSRELVADSEGRFQASQLAPGTYTVTANGVAKTVAVRVGTGSEVNLEAGGAGQLDTVRVVGDRINAIDVSSTESTTTLTAKEIQALPVQRDVTNVALLAPGTVKGDTGFGNLASFGGASVAENGYYINGFDVTNIRTFLSYATLPFEALAEQQTKTGGYGAEYGRSLGGVVNIVTKRGTNDFKYGGSVYWSPSSLSSSKKDVAWRNPSATDPALYVYESQDRSDELTYNAYASGPIVRDRLFFFGLVSGQDNTTDQYRREHSYHTSNTSPQGMVKLDWNITDDHRVEVTAIDNREIVSHRDYSYANGGEFGRTHDDLDAEYDIETGGRIYIGKYTGYLTDNLTLSLEAGRLTYSNSNRNPLNLEGADCVRAFDSQANSAVTNYTGCWNPSQATIIDPTFGKEKDIRNSRRADVEWVFGPHTLRFGYDGEKFESGHAGTTYTGGAYWRHYYVYQAAGRRVNGVTLPFGTHYARRWISQTSSGSYSVENTAYYLEDSWQITDNWLIYGGLRNETFDNKNAQGNTFVKANNNIAPRLGFSWNVNGDSTAKLFGSAGRYYIPVSSNTNIRGSGAELFTEEFFNTSGFDPATGLPTGLGAQIGPKNVTSDGSVPDPRTLAAGNLKPMFQDEFILGYQQRLNSIWTAGIKGVYRSVKNGMDDWCSLKAYKDFADDNGYTNFDIDSVASCFLLNPGKDAQVAMDINGDGNLVDVTIPARYFGLPKYKREYRAIELSAEGRGDRWWLQGSYTWSKSYGNVEGYVNSSLEQADAGATQDFDNEHFEDGAYGDLPNDRRHTLKLFGNYDLTSEWSVGGNLLVQSGRPVNCFGFVPQFGNIDDSKLALYSGSSFYCKLPDGTTELRSRGSAGRTPSTWNFDASVSYVPQWAGKHLTLNMTVFNLFNNQKVTEYNEFSASGSAAANTYDQNFLNAVNFQSPRSVLFSARVDF comes from the coding sequence ATGCAGCGGTCCCGATTTGGCCTGCGTCGAAGTGTCCTGTGTGTGGCACTCGGCGTGGGCATGGTGTCAGGCAGTGCGTTTGCCCAGAGCTCGGTAGGTTCGCTTTTCGGAAAGACCTCGGCCGGCACGCATGTGGTGATCGAGAACAAGGACACCGGTACCAGCCGTGAGCTGGTCGCCGACTCCGAAGGGCGGTTCCAGGCCAGCCAACTCGCCCCGGGCACGTATACCGTCACGGCGAACGGCGTCGCAAAGACCGTCGCCGTGCGCGTCGGCACGGGCTCGGAAGTGAATCTTGAAGCCGGCGGCGCCGGTCAGCTCGACACCGTTCGCGTCGTCGGCGATCGAATCAATGCCATTGACGTCTCGTCGACCGAGTCGACCACGACGCTGACGGCGAAGGAGATCCAGGCGCTTCCGGTCCAGCGCGACGTCACCAATGTCGCGCTGCTCGCGCCGGGTACCGTCAAGGGCGATACCGGTTTCGGCAACCTTGCATCATTCGGAGGTGCTTCCGTTGCCGAGAACGGCTACTACATCAATGGTTTCGACGTAACCAACATTCGTACGTTCCTGTCGTACGCCACGCTGCCCTTCGAAGCACTGGCGGAACAGCAGACGAAAACGGGCGGTTACGGCGCCGAGTACGGTCGTTCGCTGGGCGGCGTGGTGAACATCGTCACCAAGCGCGGCACCAACGACTTCAAGTATGGCGGCAGCGTCTACTGGAGTCCGTCGTCGCTTTCGAGTTCCAAGAAGGACGTCGCCTGGCGCAACCCGAGCGCGACGGATCCGGCGCTCTACGTGTACGAGTCCCAGGACCGCAGCGACGAGCTGACCTACAACGCCTACGCGTCGGGTCCGATCGTCCGTGACCGCCTGTTCTTCTTCGGCCTCGTCAGCGGGCAGGACAACACGACGGACCAATACCGCCGCGAGCACAGCTACCACACGTCCAACACCTCGCCTCAGGGCATGGTCAAGCTGGACTGGAACATCACGGACGATCATCGCGTCGAAGTCACCGCGATCGACAATCGTGAGATCGTTAGCCATCGCGACTATTCGTATGCCAACGGCGGTGAGTTCGGTCGCACGCACGATGACCTCGATGCGGAGTACGACATCGAAACCGGTGGGCGCATCTACATCGGCAAGTACACCGGCTACCTCACGGACAACCTGACGCTGTCGCTTGAAGCGGGTCGTCTGACCTATTCGAACTCGAATCGCAACCCACTGAATCTGGAAGGCGCGGATTGTGTGCGTGCGTTCGACAGTCAGGCGAACTCGGCGGTCACCAATTACACCGGCTGCTGGAACCCGTCGCAGGCGACCATCATCGACCCGACTTTCGGCAAGGAAAAGGACATCCGCAACAGCCGCCGCGCTGACGTCGAGTGGGTCTTCGGACCGCACACGCTGCGCTTCGGCTACGACGGCGAGAAGTTCGAGTCCGGCCACGCCGGCACGACCTACACGGGCGGCGCCTATTGGCGTCACTACTACGTCTATCAGGCAGCGGGACGCCGGGTGAATGGCGTGACGTTGCCGTTCGGCACGCACTACGCGCGTCGCTGGATCAGCCAGACGTCGTCTGGCTCGTACAGCGTTGAAAACACCGCGTACTACCTGGAGGACAGCTGGCAGATCACGGACAACTGGCTCATTTACGGCGGCCTGCGCAACGAGACGTTCGACAACAAGAACGCGCAGGGCAACACGTTCGTCAAGGCGAACAACAACATCGCGCCGCGTCTGGGCTTCAGTTGGAACGTCAACGGTGACAGCACGGCCAAATTGTTTGGCTCGGCGGGACGCTATTACATCCCCGTGTCATCCAATACGAACATTCGCGGTTCGGGCGCGGAGCTCTTCACCGAGGAGTTCTTCAACACGTCCGGCTTCGATCCCGCAACCGGCCTGCCGACCGGGCTGGGCGCCCAGATCGGACCGAAGAACGTGACCAGTGACGGTTCGGTTCCCGATCCGCGCACACTCGCCGCGGGCAACCTGAAGCCGATGTTCCAGGACGAATTCATCCTGGGGTACCAGCAGCGCCTGAACTCGATCTGGACTGCCGGCATCAAGGGCGTCTACCGCTCGGTCAAGAACGGCATGGACGACTGGTGTTCGCTCAAGGCCTACAAGGACTTCGCCGACGACAACGGCTATACGAACTTCGACATCGATTCGGTGGCGTCGTGCTTCCTGCTCAATCCGGGCAAGGACGCGCAGGTCGCGATGGACATCAACGGCGACGGTAACCTGGTCGATGTCACCATTCCTGCGCGTTACTTCGGGCTGCCGAAGTACAAGCGCGAATACCGTGCGATCGAACTGTCGGCGGAAGGGCGTGGTGATCGCTGGTGGCTGCAGGGTTCGTACACGTGGTCGAAGAGCTACGGCAACGTCGAGGGCTACGTGAATTCCTCGTTGGAGCAGGCGGATGCCGGCGCCACGCAGGACTTCGACAATGAGCACTTCGAGGACGGCGCGTACGGCGACCTGCCGAACGATCGTCGCCACACACTCAAGCTGTTCGGCAACTACGATCTGACCAGCGAGTGGAGCGTCGGCGGCAATCTGCTGGTGCAGTCGGGGCGGCCGGTGAATTGCTTCGGGTTCGTGCCCCAGTTCGGCAACATCGACGACAGCAAGCTCGCGCTGTATTCCGGCTCAAGCTTCTACTGCAAGCTGCCCGACGGCACGACCGAACTTCGCAGTCGGGGTTCCGCGGGTCGCACGCCATCGACGTGGAACTTCGATGCGTCGGTGAGCTACGTGCCGCAGTGGGCGGGTAAGCACCTCACGCTCAACATGACGGTGTTCAACCTGTTCAACAACCAGAAGGTGACGGAGTACAACGAGTTCAGCGCATCGGGCTCCGCTGCGGCCAACACGTACGATCAGAACTTCCTCAATGCGGTGAACTTCCAGAGTCCGCGCTCCGTTCTGTTCAGTGCGCGCGTGGACTTCTGA
- the tsf gene encoding translation elongation factor Ts has product MAEITASLVKELRERTGAGMMECKKALTENNGDVEAAADWLRKTGLAKADKKASRIAAEGKIVAAQSGKTALLVEINSETDFVAKDANFLGFVDAVGQAALGANDVDALKAVKLPSGETVEEARAAVIAKVGENVQVRRMARIDSDNTLAAYVHGGRIGVIVEIKGGNIELARGLAMHIAAMNPPYISPAHVPADFVAREKEIALAQVKDTGKPQEILEKMIAGKIAKTVNEICLTGQAYVLDTNQTVEQALKAAGAEVVNFVRLAVGEGIEKQTDDFAAEVMKQAGLA; this is encoded by the coding sequence ATGGCAGAGATCACTGCTTCCCTGGTCAAGGAACTGCGCGAGCGCACCGGCGCCGGCATGATGGAGTGCAAGAAGGCACTCACCGAGAACAACGGCGACGTCGAGGCGGCCGCTGACTGGCTGCGCAAGACCGGCCTGGCCAAGGCCGACAAGAAGGCCAGCCGCATCGCCGCGGAAGGCAAGATCGTCGCGGCCCAGAGCGGCAAGACGGCGCTGCTGGTCGAGATCAATTCCGAGACCGACTTCGTCGCGAAGGACGCGAACTTCCTCGGCTTCGTCGACGCCGTCGGCCAGGCCGCGCTCGGCGCGAACGATGTCGACGCGCTCAAGGCCGTCAAGCTGCCGTCCGGCGAGACGGTCGAAGAAGCGCGCGCCGCCGTCATCGCCAAGGTCGGCGAGAACGTGCAGGTCCGCCGCATGGCCCGCATCGACAGCGACAACACGCTCGCCGCGTACGTCCACGGTGGCCGCATCGGCGTGATCGTCGAGATCAAGGGCGGCAACATCGAACTCGCGCGTGGCCTGGCCATGCACATCGCCGCGATGAACCCGCCGTACATCTCGCCGGCGCACGTCCCGGCCGACTTCGTCGCGCGTGAGAAGGAAATCGCCCTCGCCCAGGTCAAGGACACCGGCAAGCCGCAGGAGATCCTCGAGAAGATGATCGCCGGCAAGATCGCCAAGACCGTCAACGAGATCTGCCTCACCGGCCAGGCCTACGTGCTCGACACCAACCAGACGGTCGAGCAGGCGCTCAAGGCCGCGGGCGCCGAAGTCGTCAACTTCGTCCGCCTCGCCGTCGGCGAAGGCATCGAGAAGCAGACCGACGATTTCGCGGCCGAAGTGATGAAGCAGGCGGGTCTGGCGTAA
- the rpsB gene encoding 30S ribosomal protein S2 encodes MPQITMRQMLEAGVHFGHQTRYWNPKMGPYIFGARGKIHIINLEKTVPLFNDAMNFLSGVAQKRGVILFLGTKRSAREAIKEAAELCGMPYMNQRWLGGTLTNFRTVKQSVQRLKDLEAAETDGTFQKLVKHEVLQMRREREKLEASLGGIKDMNRLPDAIFVIDIGHEDIAIKEAKKLGIPVIAVVDTNYDPELVDYAIPGNDDAIRAVHLYTRAAAEAVLEGKAAAPQAASVREEEFAEAGAEGGEKDDRKGPRRAPAKKGAPRKADAPAAE; translated from the coding sequence ATGCCCCAGATCACCATGCGCCAGATGCTGGAAGCCGGCGTCCACTTCGGCCACCAGACCCGTTACTGGAACCCGAAGATGGGTCCGTACATCTTCGGTGCCCGCGGCAAGATCCACATCATCAACCTCGAGAAGACCGTTCCGCTCTTCAACGATGCGATGAACTTCCTCTCGGGCGTCGCGCAGAAGCGTGGCGTCATCCTGTTCCTCGGCACCAAGCGCTCGGCGCGCGAGGCGATCAAGGAAGCGGCCGAGCTGTGCGGCATGCCGTACATGAACCAGCGTTGGCTGGGCGGCACGCTGACCAACTTCCGCACGGTCAAGCAGTCGGTGCAGCGCCTGAAGGACCTCGAGGCCGCTGAAACCGACGGCACCTTCCAGAAGCTCGTCAAGCACGAAGTCCTGCAGATGCGCCGTGAGCGCGAGAAGCTGGAAGCGTCGCTGGGCGGCATCAAGGACATGAACCGCCTGCCCGACGCGATCTTCGTGATCGACATCGGCCATGAAGACATCGCGATCAAGGAAGCCAAGAAGCTCGGCATCCCGGTCATCGCCGTCGTCGACACCAACTACGACCCGGAGCTCGTCGACTACGCGATCCCGGGCAACGATGACGCGATTCGCGCCGTGCATCTGTACACGCGCGCTGCTGCCGAAGCCGTGCTCGAGGGCAAGGCTGCCGCGCCGCAGGCCGCTTCGGTCCGTGAGGAAGAGTTCGCCGAAGCCGGTGCCGAAGGTGGCGAGAAGGACGACCGCAAGGGTCCGCGCCGCGCTCCGGCCAAGAAGGGTGCACCGCGCAAGGCCGACGCTCCGGCCGCCGAGTAA
- the map gene encoding type I methionyl aminopeptidase — MPITLKTPEDIEKMRVAGRLAAEVLQVVAPHVKPGVTTEELDRICHDHIVKVQGAIPANVGYKGFPKTVCTSVNNVICHGIPSVGKVLKDGDIINIDVTVIKDGFHGDTSRMYYVGTPSVMAKRLVDVTREAMFRGIRTVKPGATLGDIGHAIQTYAESERFSVVREYCGHGIGRVYHEDPQVLHYGQPGQGLVLKPGMVFTIEPMINEGTRHTKVLPDGWTVVTKDRKLSAQWEHTVAVTDDGVEILTRLPGDDNDL; from the coding sequence ATGCCGATCACCCTCAAAACCCCCGAAGACATCGAGAAGATGCGCGTCGCCGGCCGCCTGGCGGCCGAAGTGCTGCAGGTCGTTGCGCCGCACGTCAAACCGGGGGTGACGACCGAGGAGCTGGACCGCATCTGCCACGACCACATCGTGAAGGTGCAGGGAGCCATCCCGGCCAACGTCGGCTACAAGGGTTTCCCCAAGACCGTCTGCACGTCCGTCAACAACGTCATCTGCCACGGCATTCCGAGCGTGGGCAAGGTGCTGAAGGACGGCGACATCATCAATATCGACGTGACCGTCATCAAGGACGGCTTCCACGGCGATACCAGCCGCATGTACTACGTCGGCACGCCGTCGGTGATGGCCAAGCGGCTGGTCGACGTCACCCGCGAAGCGATGTTCCGCGGCATCCGCACGGTCAAGCCGGGCGCCACGCTGGGCGACATCGGCCACGCGATCCAGACCTACGCCGAATCCGAGCGCTTCTCGGTGGTGCGCGAGTACTGCGGCCATGGCATCGGTCGCGTCTACCACGAGGATCCGCAGGTGCTGCACTACGGCCAGCCGGGCCAGGGCCTCGTGCTGAAGCCAGGGATGGTGTTCACCATCGAGCCGATGATCAACGAAGGCACGCGCCACACGAAGGTGCTGCCCGACGGTTGGACCGTGGTCACCAAGGACCGCAAGCTTTCGGCGCAGTGGGAGCACACCGTCGCGGTCACGGACGACGGCGTCGAGATCCTCACGCGCCTGCCGGGCGACGACAACGACCTATGA